A region of Solanum dulcamara chromosome 7, daSolDulc1.2, whole genome shotgun sequence DNA encodes the following proteins:
- the LOC129896789 gene encoding pentatricopeptide repeat-containing protein At1g51965, mitochondrial: MQLRYPCHRLRLTFRQLFRCFATKYSGRVVVEADNGRSFAVEVDGPTLHTDSRGYALPRRDLICKVSQILKSPPSPSSDPFLDLADYIDTLTITLTPSEVSEVLKSLKSPNLALRFFRFCPSEIPKFRHDCFTYNRILLILSKSSLPNRIDCVREIVDEMERSGIRGNISTVNLLIGTFGDGQGNGVNELTRCLGLVQKWDLRLNCYSYKCLLQAYIRLCNPNKALEVYQEMRRRGYRLDIFAYNMLLDALARDQKVDQVHKVFEDMKKWHCEPDEYTYTILIRMTGKLGKPGESLSFFQEMLSKGISPNLIAYNTMIEALARGRMVDKSIFVFSKMVENSCRPNEFTYSIILNVLAAEAQLGRLDEVVEISKRYMNKSIYAYLVRTLSKLGHASEAHRLFCNMWSFHDRGDRDAYLSMLESLCNSKKVTEAIDLLNKMNEKGIIADSFMYNTVFSALGKLKQIPHLHDLYEKMKQDGPSPDIFTYNILISSFGRAGEVEEALKIFEELENSNCKPDIVSYNSLINCLGKNGDIDEAHMKFIEMQEKGLNPDVVTYSTLIECFGKTEKVEMARRLFDEMLAAGCYPNIVTYNILLDCLERSGRTSEAVSLYAKLKEQGLTADSITYTILERLQSGSHRTSRVRRQNPITCWVVSPLR; this comes from the exons ATGCAGCTCCGGTATCCTTGTCACCGGCTCCGGCTAACCTTCCGGCAGCTGTTCCGATGCTTCGCCACGAAGTACAGTGGCAGAGTGGTGGTGGAAGCTGATAATGGCCGTTCATTTGCCGTCGAAGTCGATGGCCCTACTCTTCACACCGACTCCAGAGGCTATGCTCTCCCTCGCCGTGACCTAATCTGTAAAGTCTCCCAGATTCTGAAGTCACCTCCTTCCCCTTCTTCTGATCCTTTCCTTGACTTAGCTGACTATATTGATACATTGACAATAACCCTAACTCCCTCCGAAGTTTCTGAAGTCCTCAAATCCCTCAAGTCTCCAAACCTCGCTCTTCGATTCTTCCGATTTTGCCCCTCCGAAATCCCTAAATTCCGCCATGATTGCTTCACTTACAACCGTATCCTTCTCATCCTCTCCAAATCTTCTCTTCCGAACCGGATTGATTGTGTCCGCGAGATTGTTGATGAAATGGAACGGTCTGGTATTCGTGGTAACATATCCACTGTGAATCTTCTCATTGGAACATTTGGAGACGGCCAAGGGAATGGTGTTAATGAGCTAACGAGGTGTTTGGGGTTGGTTCAAAAATGGGATTTGAGGTTGAATTGCTATAGTTACAAGTGTCTTTTACAAGCCTATATCAGATTGTGCAATCCGAACAAGGCTTTGGAAGTTTACCAAGAAATGAGGAGACGTGGGTACAGATTGGATATATTTGCATACAACATGCTTCTTGATGCTCTTGCTAGGGACCAAAAG GTTGATCAGGTCCACAAGGTTTTTGAGGACATGAAGAAGTGGCACTGCGAACCTGATGAATATACGTATACCATTCTGATTAGAATGACTGGGAAATTAGGGAAGCCCGGTGAATCACTTTCTTTCTTTCAGGAAATGCTGTCTAAGGGtatttcaccaaatttaatTGCTTATAATACTATGATTGAAGCTCTTGCCAGAGGCCGCATGGTTGATAAGAGTATCTTTGTCTTCTCTAAGATGGTGGAGAATAGTTGCCGGCCAAATGAATTTACTTACAgtattattttaaatgtattGGCCGCAGAAGCGCAACTTGGAAGACTTGATGAAGTTGTGGAAATATCTAAGAGATACATGAATAAATCAATATACGCATATCTTGTTAGAACGTTGAGTAAACTAGGCCATGCAAGTGAAGCTCATAGGCTGTTTTGCAATATGTGGAGCTTCCATGATAGAGGAGATCGTGATGCCTACTTATCCATGTTAGAGAGCTTATGCAACTCTAAGAAAGTAACTGAGGCTATTGATTTGCTGAATAAGATGAATGAAAAGGGAATAATAGCAGATAGCTTCATGTATAATACTGTCTTCTCTGCTCTTGGGAAATTAAAGCAGATTCCTCATCTTCATGATCTCTATGAAAAGATGAAACAGGATGGCCCCTCACCAGACATATTTacttataatattttgatctctagcTTTGGTAGAGCGGGGGAGGTTGAGGAAGCTCtcaagatttttgaagaacttgagaatagCAATTGTAAACCTGATATTGTCTCCTACAACTCCTTAATAAATTGTCTGGGAAAGAACGGTGACATTGATGAAGCACACATGAAATTCATCGAGATGCAGGAAAAGGGCTTGAATCCTGATGTTGTAACATACAGTACTCTCATTGAGTGCTTTGGAAAGACCGAAAAAGTTGAGATGGCACGTCGGTTATTTGATGAAATGCTTGCAGCTGGCTGTTATCCTAACATAGTGACATACAATATCCTACTTGACTGTCTCGAGAGAAGTGGGAGAACTTCAGAAGCTGTTAGTTTATATGCGAAATTGAAGGAGCAGGGTTTGACAGCTGATTCAATCACATACACCATCCTTGAACGTTTACAAAGTGGTTCTCATAGAACATCAAGAGTTCGCAGACAAAATCCAATCACCTGTTGGGTGGTTAGCCCATTAAGGTGA